The genomic DNA AGCCCCGACAGCAGCCCCGCCCGCGAGGAGCGCTCCCCTTCTCCCACCTTCCGTCTTCCCTTCTTCACCAAGACCTCCCcgcctccctcccctcctccgcACCACAGCGGCAGCCGGGGATACCTCATCagcgacgacgacgacgacgacgatgacgacAACTAGGTGGAGCCGGAATCCTCCCCTCCAGTGGGGGGGGCGGCGATAAGTGCCGCCGGTTCACCGAGCTGTCGAGTCACGTGGTTTCAGAGCTCCCGCTTCCGTTcggttaattattattattatttcttttttttcacattaactaattggttgtcatggtaacttGAACACCGCTCTTGTTTTTAACTAGGTTTTGTCCTTTCGGTCAGTAAAGGTTAGCACTCACTCGTCTGTCACTTCAAACTGCTGTCACATCACTGCAGGAATATTTGCGTTAAGTTGAAGGTTTTGTTTTCGTCACGGCTTTAGTGGGAGGGGTCACTTGCTTTGACAGCACATGTAGTTTgttctttgggggggggggtggatggaggCGGGCTGAGGCCTCATGGAGACGCTGCTGAATCTTTGTAGGGGAGGTTTTTTTTCAGAGCGGGTGACAAAAATGGACGTTCGGAACGATCGAAACCTacttagctttttttttttttttttaaataacaggaAACTCTGGGCTCCATCAGATCTGGGTGTTGAGCGTTAACTGTCATCTCAACAGCTGCTTTATTCGAGGcgtgcaggtgtgtgtctgcatgtgtttgaaatgtgcGATCTGTCCACATCCTCCACCTGTCGACAGATCTGGGTTCAGTTTCGACTTCCCTGCTTGTAATAATAAATGTCATTGTTCTTTGTCTGCTGAAGAAGACGACTAGGCGGCGCGGAGTCGAACCAGGAAAACCCTGTTTAACTGTGGATGTAGAAATACTTATTTTTGTAGATCCTGATCTTTTATTCCACACAGAGTGATCTTAATCATCCCAATGGagatatatttttttgtgaagTCAGATCCTGACCCCTGGGCCTGAAGGGAAACTATCATGCTTGACGTGTGGCGACTAAAGAAAGTATTAAAATATGAAGACCGCCTTCATGAACACACCTCTTTCTCTAAGACGATCAGATCCTGAGATGAGCACAAAACACAAGCGTTAGTTTTCCATTCTGAATGAAGCCtttgttgccatagcaacagccAGGTCACATGTCGACACATTCTATCTTGCATCAACTTGTTGTGTCTCCTTTCAAACCAAAAGTTAAACATTTGCAGTTGATGTGAAGATGCCAGGCTGTCAGGTGACTCCTGTAAATGTTGACTCATGGGTTTGTGGGGCGTGTCGTTTCAGAGACAAACAGGAGTTCCCAGTTATGTTGTCATCGTTATGGTGTTAAGGGTACAAAACAAGTGTAAATAGTCAAAGGAATCTAGCCTTTAATTTGGTGCTACGTTACGTTTTGGGAAGCCCTGTCCTGAAATCTGGAATATTCCTTTAAATCGGTGTTAATGTTTCGGGTAATCGCATGTCCACAGGCTCAAGGTGGTGACGATGGGAGCGGTGGGCAGTAGTCGCCGCTGCTAGATTCCACTGTACATGTTTTAACAGCAAGTGTTGATTTTACTGTGGAGGAAGACCGACAGTAAAGttgtattaaaatgaaaaatccttgtttttattgattcacattatttttctgacatgaaCTGATTCACCTCAGTTTTTCAAATTTAGCATCTAGAACaagtgtgtcaaactcattttcaccaagggccacatcagcataaaggttgtcctcaaaggaccagatgtaacttacTAATGTAACTTAATTTGTTATTCAAGTTTCCAATGTAACAGTAGCTCTGATGTAAAATGCTGtagtgggccacatttggcccgcggGCCATGAGTTTGCCAAATGTGGTCTAGAGTGACTATGAAGTCAATGATGTAGGCACAGACGTCATGTGACCTGTGATTAAAAATACGGAGTCTGGGTTGGTTACAGTCAGATTTTATTGAACAGAATGGTCACCAGGGCTACAAACATGATGCGGACAGCGATGAGGCAAACACCAGGGGGAGCCCTCACCTCACTGCAATCACTCCCCAGGCCAGATCTCCCCCAACTCCCAATCAAAATATGACCACATCAACTTTAAGCGCATAAGAAACAGGACAGAGTTGCGACGGGACTCGTCACGATCGATGGGCGACGATCCGACCTCACAACCGTCTGGAATGTTTCCCGTAATGATTTCATCTTGGTCTTTTTCCTCACTAGTGAAACTCAACGGGGAAAATATTCGAAAGGAAGCGGTACAATATCTATCTGCTGTGTCACCAtcaacccctcccccccagctcTGAATATcaatgacaattaaaaaataaagggaaagaTAAGGGCGTGTTCACACACAGGAACTAGACCAGGATTCATTTGAAATGACAACAGCGAACCAGTGGTCAACCCTAGAAAGGTTAGAGGGGCGGGGGGTAATGGAGGGGTGACAGACGGGacaggacacccccccccacccgggTCTCCCCCCTGTGGTGGTCACCTGCATCGCCTGTCGTTTTCTTTCAGACACCAGTTGCTTTACAGGTTTACTCATCACTACGAGATCTATACGATACAATGGTTCACATTTTGCATATATCTGTGCATTAtatcatatttttcttttttttaaattcttttttttaagggtGTAAATTCAATCTCCAACAACTAGTGAGgaagggagggtggggggggataTGAGGACGCTAAAAGGAATGaagggagaagagagaggaaggggaagaagacaaaaaaaccaTCATGGGGGGGTTGGGATAAGAAGTGGTCGTCCCTGCTGCCTGGTTTGGGggggtgtgggagggggggtccaGTTTAGCAGCGGGTTTCGTAGATGCCGGAGCGGCCGATGTATCGCACCCATTTGATGACGTCGTGGTCACTGTAGTTGAGCTTGGACTCAAACACCTTCAAGTAGCGCACCTTCAAGCCGGAGGGAGCGAAAGGAACctgcagggagggagggagggtgggTGTCAGGGCATGATGGGAGATGTAGGCAGGAGACGGAAGCAAGCGCAGACCGAACTTCACTAACTCTGACCTCAAAGTTCATAGAGATGGGGGGCCGGGCCCATTTCTTCTTATCGTTGGTCGGCAGCAGCTCGATCTCAGCGCTGATCTGAGACTCCTTCATCCCAGCCATGCGTTtgatcctacacacacacaaatgtcatATTGTGTGTGAGACATTTACAATGCAGCTCTTAGCGGTTAGCAGCTAACGCAACGAAGACATCAAACTCACTTCCAGACGATGGCGTTCTCACTGGCCTTGTacttggcttttcccttcatgcaAATCACCTGTACGCCGCTGGTGTTCAGAGGTGTGGGGATACGCACCTGAGGAGGTGGTGAACAAATGTTAAAGCAATCAGACCTTTAAGCGTCCCATTACATTTGATTTACGCTTTAACTTTGCTGTCCTGCGAGGACAAATCCACCGGTTTTAGTTACGAGTTTCAAATTTGAACTAAAAGACATTCATGCAGAATTTCTTGCATGATTGTGAACtaaatcaggaaaaaaagtcaaaatttcaTCCACAACTGatttatattatgtatatttgaaaaaaaagaagaagtcaggATCTGTTTCTTTTGATATTATTGGTTTTGCATTAATCGTCATTTTGACTTCACCTCGATTTTTTGGGCCAGCAGCGATGGTTTGAAGTTGGACTTGATGACCACCTTGACTTCCAGTTTAGTGCGGCCCACCTCCCTGACCAGAGGGATGACTCTGAACGGCAGGATGATGTCTTTAGTGGTGCGGTACCTGCAGGGAAGGAGGGGCTCAGGTCACGTGATGCAGTTATTTCCTCTAAgcgttaaaaaacaaacaaaacaagtctCCCGTTTTTCTATCCCATTCTGCCCTCTTCTGGACAAACAACTACAAGCAAAAGGTAAAAACGCATCTACTGACCTCATGAGCTCATACTCTCCATCGGGGGGGATGAAGCTGATGCTACGCTCGGAGTCAAACTTACTGAGGCGCACGCACTGGTGGAAAGTGCAGTCGTCGATGGCGATGGACTGCTTACCACTgaagggaggagaaaaaaacacatcagagaCAAACGCGGATGAGACACAAGAACGTTAGTTCAGTCCTTAAGAGTTAAAACAGATATTTACACTCAAACATCTAAAAGATACGAACTACAGCTACGAATCTCCCTCATTTTACATCCATTTTGAGAAGGAAACATTAAGACAGGAGAAGAAATAGGGACACGATTGCTGGAATCacgacacaaaaaaaacactactgtgcaaaaaaacaaatcacaatcCCTGTTAGGTGCTTGGGGTAAGAGTTAAAAGTCAAGCAGGTGAGTGtcgaggggtgggggggtggggtggggttaaAAGCAACCATTCCACATAAAGGGCAAACAACCAGGAGGAAGAACACTCAGGAGATCACTAGGCGTGACTGATCTGCGAGTGTGTGAGGAGCAACGCTAAGTGGCAAGTGCACACTCTTGAATGTgatgaagggtgtgtgtgtgtgtgtgtgtgtgtgtgtgttggggggtatCTGACATTGCAGTGGGTGAGGACACTTGTTAATACAGTACCTTCCTCCCCCTAAATCACTGAGGTACAGCACatagaaaagaaagagggaaagagaggagagatgcatccaaaaggaaaagaaaacaaaaaaattataaaattgagCGTCGAACAGACAGGACGAACAGACAAGATGTTCTGATTGACACATCGAAACAcggacattttcatttcatctgacggtcgccgccgccgcctcgctCACCTCTTCCCCGCCTCGTCGGACGCTCCTCCCTTCCCCTGCTTGTCGATGACAATCTTGTCGTTCATTCCGAACTTGCACTCGGGCATTCCGCTCAGGTAGCTCTTCATCACCACTCTGCCCGACACGTGGGCGCTCAGGACCTGGCCTGGATGGACGGAAAGAGTTAAATCCGCATCTtcttactaaaaaaaaaaaaaaagaaaaaaaaagggagatcCCTCACGGCAGCGTCTGAAACGCACCTTGTGGCGACATGAGCAGGTTGACGCTCTCCAGCACATCCAGGAAGAGTTCGTTGCGGCGGTACTTGATGCCCTCGCGCCTCCATCCGATCTGCCCCGTCACCTGGCTGGTGATCTGAGACTGCTCCTCTTTAGTCTGGGACACATGGGAGGtggtggaaagagagagagtgactgCTGACGGAAGGgggcaagagaaaaaaaacaactggaggGGCGACATTGGCAGGGAGGAAAAACGAACACGATGCACCCGTGATTTATTACCTGATGCTGCATCGTGAACGCGTTCCGGAGCAGAGGTGATGGAGCGtggaaagaaatacaaaataaaggtTTAGTTAACGTCCAAATAAATCATTCAGTGCAGAGCTgtgcaaacaaacagcagagTTAATAAAACAGAACCTTTCATTCAGATTAATATTATAGGAGTTGTTTTATAAAGAGCAATCCAGAACAGATCCAGAATGagtttttttataataaatactgttcagtttaaataaatattaactgtcttgtgtcaggaaggaaaaataaacacaggtAAGAAGGAAAGATAGAACTGAACCTTTACCAGTGGTGATACTAAACTTGGATCCAATTAAATAGTGTTGCCGTGACAACACTTGTTGAGCTGTAAAGACGGAGCCAGTCCCACTGACCTGTCCCTTAATGCCCTGCTGGGTGATGAAGGTCTTCAGAGCACCGGTCTCTGAGTTCTGGGGGTACCCAAAGTCCAGGATTTCTGAAGgagcacagacaggaagaacaaacgagggttaaaaaaaaatccaacaagtACCGGAAACAACCAGCGCTCATGAAAAGAGACACgagattaaaataaagttaatacGAAGTTAACACTTCATCTGGATGAAGGCCGAAAAACCGACGCTCTCCTACCGTCCAGCAGCTCGTAGATGAGCACAAAATTGTTCTTGATGTTCTCCTCGCTGATCTTGCCGAAGTAGGCCGTCATGACGTCGCACATCTTGTAGAGGAACTCGAACACCATGGCGGCGTTGACGTTCTGCTTGGTGACGGCCGCCAGCCAGATGTTGGAGCGCTTGACGTGGAAGAAGCTGGTGCGGGCGATGTTGGTCACCGGCGATCGGACCTGCTGCCGGGCGTGGATCACGTTCACGCGGAACGCGTCCACCGCGTTACGCCTGAgtggagaggggagggggtttACACGTTTAGGTGGGACGAATGTGTGATTGTTTAACGCTGTTCAGACTGCCCCACCCTGAGAAAAACACCCACACATCCAGATCTGCACTGGACTGAAAAATAATCCCTTTAGGACTGGAAATAACCCGTTTCATGTAACGAAGGTTTATTGAAACCAACTGGAAGAGGACACGAAGAGTGTTTAGTGTGACCGGAGGTGCAAACCAGAAAGGGGGTGTGGGGTTTGGAGGGGCTGAGATCCAAACAGGAGCATCATGGAAAAAAAGGACTCAGCAATCTGATCAAGCTGGAATATCTGAACGATGTTTCAGGGAGATGCAATCCAGGTGAATGTGGGTAAATCAACAGCATCATCgatttattttaatacttaGTTATCAGCTAAAAGCGtcttaaaaaattaaatctgaaaCCTGACAGTACCCAGCCAAGATCCCACCACCCTCGTCGATGCTGTACCTACAGGCTGCTCCAGTTTTGACGCGGCACATCAAAAACTTACTAGAGACGGAAAATCGAGGTTAAGGTCCTAAACagtcaataaaacaacaactatgGGTTGCTATGGTGATCAGTAAATGTCCAGACAGACCAGACCTGCCGTCTGTATTCACCGCTTCAGCTTCAGTCTGGAAAATAACGCAGACAAACCCACCACCCCCGTGCTCAGACGACATGCTTCTGCGCTCATGAGCGTCCGTGATCGGAGGGTCTCCTGTTGTTGGTTTTGACCGATCGTCCGATCAATTGATCGGCTGTTGTGGTTTAATCGCTGCTGTGATATCATGACAGGCGACTCATGCTTTATAGGAAGTGGAAAGACGTCGACTGTGGAATCAATGGGCATGCAGTTGGGAGTTCAAGGGGGTCATTGATTGATGGCCATaaggtggggggtggtggtggtggtgctggggggtggggggggacatgCTTGATGGGCTTCAGCGTCTCTTACCTATTCCTACAGGGGccgagatggatggatggaggaaagtggtgatagagagggaaaaaaaaggatgaagtAAAAACGGTgaggagaaagacaaaaatgcaCAGGAGACATTTTTGTgcgacacgcacacacacaagatgaGTCAACACGAAGCTCagtatgatgtcatcatgtaatCTGAACACGTCAAACAAGTTCACAGCAATTGGATGCATTTACTGTAAGTTGTGTGTTCGAATCAGAGCCCATGAATATTTATTCAGGTCTAATTTAAAGCAGTGTCAACATACAAGTGTGACAGCTGTTTCCACAGCCGTGGCTGCATCGTGTGTAGCGATCACCACATGGAACAGATGCCAGGACGATACTGGAGCTGCTGATGGCTGCAGACGCAGGACAGGATAACGTTTACCCAGAGTCTGTTACCATCTTAACAAACCCACCGACCTCCGATCATCCAATTACCACCGACTAATCAAGTCTCAGAGGCGCCGTCTGCTGAATAAACACGTTACACCTTCGTTTTCTTACAGTTCGACagataaaatgatgaaatgattttGAGGATCTgcatataaaaaattaaaaaaaaacctcctgaCCCAGATGATGTGATTTCTGCATTACAAGGGAGTCACGttaatgtcaaaaaataaaatgacaaagagcaggagaggaagatggaacGACAGCATATGAGTCGGATTTGCGCTGTAGTCGTATAATCCAGCCTTGaaactcacttcctgtccacgtATTTGTTGATGTAACCTTTGACCCGACATGTGTGAAGGACCACATCTTGACCCACATTCTTCCAATGTGGTTCGGCTTATCGCTCCAGCTGATAACATACAcatcatgtttttaatttacgCTGGAGGATTTCCTTTCCCACCgttcctccatctctcctcagcTGTTTTCAGGATTTTCTTTCAACAGTCGCTTTTTAATTAAactccaaaacctctgacatgttGACATTTATAAAGGTCTGTTCACAGCAGCGAGCAGAGAACAAAAGGTTCCCGCTTTCAGTACGATTACACTTAACATGTTTGCTGCACATCGACGTGGCGGTGAATGTTTTCCCACACGCAGATGATCTTTTAAatagcgtgtgtgtttgtgtgtggttggaTACATAATGAATGAACGGAGCCATTACACATCATGAGATGAGAAAGAGTGAATGAGACCATTTACTATCTGACAGTTTTATAAGTACACACACCTCCGGAGGATAATCTGATTtgtactcttttctttttcataatcaaacacatttacagtattttccacacgaTAAGCGCACtctcggtttttgagaaaattaaaaggcttttaggtgcgccttatagtggggaaaatactgtaatcaccCATTTACTAACTATTCCCAATGAGACCAAGTAAAATCAACAGACCCTGCCCCTTGACGTCAGTGCGCCTCGCCCGTGACACGTACCCGATGTCATCGCGGTAGACCCGGGAGATGAGGACCTCCCCCTTGTGGTTGTAGATGAACAATCCTCCGATCATTGCAGCGGCTTCTCAGTCCCGACCGGCCATGACGAAAGCAAAccctggagaggaggagagtgaCGTCACGGGGAGCGATGGAGAAGTGAAagcagcggtgtgtgtgtgtgtgtgtgtgtgtgtgtgtgtgtgtgtgtcacagaccAGGAGCACAGGGAAACGCTTGTCCTTCGCATCCgttctcacgcacacacacacacatacacacaccaatcCTGCAGCTGTCCGTCTGCGGTGACGAGTTTTTCGGCGCGTGCTCGTGCCGTGCGCGCGCATACACACGTCCTCGCATCAAACGGCGCTACAACACAAGCTATTAAAAGACAGCAGCTCCACCTCGCTGCAAACAAATCCACGCTTGTGAGATTAACGGCAGATTAACACGCACCAGGTGGTCACCAGGTAGCAGCCGTAAATCTGACAGTTTTCCAGGCTAGTCTTTTATTCCCACTAGAAATTACACGTCACGTGAAATTAAACTTCATGCTAAAGCAGACATATTTAAACCCTTTAATGATCTTGCGGCAAAGCGGCGGccaaattttaatatttagcgCGTAATGCTAAACAAGATAtcaatggggttttttttcttgcgtGAATTTTCTGGAAGCCAGAGGATGAAGGACATGCTTGGAATTCTTCGAAGGCACAGGCCAGACAACCTGAATACATGGAACTGGATACAACACAAGCATATGCCCACGATTTTAAAAGAATTATCCCcacacaaatatgaaaatgtgaTCGAATAAAAGCCGAGCGCACATCTTATAGGGGGTTTAATCACCCTTTATTTGAGCGAAGTCAAGATGTCTGCTTTACTCGGGCCATTTCCCAACGTTcatacatttttcatattttctaatTTGTTCCTCGATCGGTGACAAGTCTGCGCCTCCACTTTGTATTGCACATATTTGGTTTGCTAACGTTACAGCACCAGTGGAGCCTTGAATTTAGGTAACCACAGAAGTGATGGAGAATAGACCGATAAGCGGTAACATTAGCTAGCTAATTTAGCTTAGGGTAGCTGGCTAGCTGGCGCCGATGTTTGCCAAACGAACGTCGAGCAGAGCGGCGTCATAAAGCGGACTTCCGTTCAATGAAAATGAGAATACCAGACAATTCATCAAGAAAAATTAACAGATTTGACCAAGACACAAAATGTAAtgttatatttaataatttcagtTTCCCAATAAGGTAAAACAGTTGATATTCTATACATATTCCAACTtgggtgcttttattttgtatgaatTTTCGTTTCCATTACACTTGAAACTGCTAGCTTTACGTTAGCCAACGGAGCGGCAGCTAACattgctaacgttagcattgCCGCCGATTTTCAGTATTATCGGCGTTGCGAAACGGTTACCGCGTCGGACGTTTAACAAGATAAATATCATTATGCCAATTTAGTGAACTCACTCTAGTTCTGTCCCCAACGCCACCGGTGTCCCCTTGAGCCTTGGATTTAGCCAATGTCAAGATCCAGCGGCTTCCCCGTCCACACACCCGCTTCCGCTCTCCTCCTCTGGCCGCGAGCCTGTCAGCTGACCCGCCGTCTTGACGCACAGCCGTTCCGCTGACAGGAAAAGGCGCGGCTGGAGAGCTGTCGAAAACCGCACCCAGGCCTTGTTTTAAGCTACACTTGCGACCCGTTAATTATTATAATCTATTATGGATGGATAATTGTTGGCaattactatttttatttattggatgTGCTGGTATGTCTCCAATTAAATATTCTGAACAGCATTGTTTAATATTCAAGCTGAGGCTACTCTGGAACTCTTATGAAATCTTATGAGAATGGGgaaaagaaaactgttttcCTTGTGGGGAAACTGGAAATATGTTAATCATTCTAACCATTGGTTTATGTGGGTGgtcgtgttttattttttactgcagAGTCCATTTGGTTTTGACTTGTTTTTGGTTCAAGTTGGACCAAAGCACCACTTTAAAGGAGTTCCCCACCCCCAACCAGAGAATGTTCTGCCAAGGGTCATTCTGTTCCCAGTCATATCTAAAAGGTACACGGGCCCTCTCACTCCctcacacgcacgcgcacacacacacacacacacacacacacacacacacacacacacacacacacacacacacacacatctgcgcACCAGATCCTGATCTCTGGTCAGACTAGCCTTTAAATGCAAACATGACCTGATGTACAACAAACAATTCAAAGTGCTGCTTCATGAACACAGTTACACAAATAAaactacacacaaaaaaggTTTAAGTCATAAAactatatttataaataaaaagaaattttctCCTTGATAAGAGTAGTGTGAAAGACATAAGAATTTTTTTCCACTATACATTATCACAACACAGAGTCTGAAAATGCTCTGGTTTAACAGATGAAAATGCAGCTGTGTAGTGTAAAAACGACTTACAGATTAAATCATtagcattaaaattaaaaactagttGTGACCAactacacataaaataaaacaaataaattttttaccGTAAAGACTGCGATTCTGTTGCACTACATAAAAACTTTTTCAATTCTTGCCTCTCACAAGTCAAGCAAACGTTTTAAAACATCGGAATAATGTTAACAGTTAGTGTTGCACTGCGGCTGTCTCTTAGTGTTTATTCTTCTTGGTGGTTATGAGGAActtaaacaacagaaaaaggGAAGACGCTTCTTTCTCTATGTTTTTGATGCAAAGCAATGTTGAAGGACAAAAGAACGCAAGATAATAAAGACACAGAACGACGAGGAGACCGAATGAAAAACATCCACGTAGAAAAGCGCTGAGTCAGCTTCCTCAGCTGTCCGTTTCCACTCCCTCCCCTGACTCTCCTGCTCTTTATCTCTTCCTCATCCTTCTGCAAACTCTTCCCC from Antennarius striatus isolate MH-2024 chromosome 18, ASM4005453v1, whole genome shotgun sequence includes the following:
- the LOC137611877 gene encoding AP-2 complex subunit mu-A-like; translated protein: MIGGLFIYNHKGEVLISRVYRDDIGRNAVDAFRVNVIHARQQVRSPVTNIARTSFFHVKRSNIWLAAVTKQNVNAAMVFEFLYKMCDVMTAYFGKISEENIKNNFVLIYELLDEILDFGYPQNSETGALKTFITQQGIKGQHQTKEEQSQITSQVTGQIGWRREGIKYRRNELFLDVLESVNLLMSPQGQVLSAHVSGRVVMKSYLSGMPECKFGMNDKIVIDKQGKGGASDEAGKSDLGGGSGKQSIAIDDCTFHQCVRLSKFDSERSISFIPPDGEYELMRYRTTKDIILPFRVIPLVREVGRTKLEVKVVIKSNFKPSLLAQKIEVRIPTPLNTSGVQVICMKGKAKYKASENAIVWKIKRMAGMKESQISAEIELLPTNDKKKWARPPISMNFEVPFAPSGLKVRYLKVFESKLNYSDHDVIKWVRYIGRSGIYETRC